In a genomic window of Urocitellus parryii isolate mUroPar1 chromosome 11, mUroPar1.hap1, whole genome shotgun sequence:
- the LOC113191134 gene encoding regulatory solute carrier protein family 1 member 1 isoform X2 yields MSSLPTSDGLNHPAPSSGRSPEIGNPTSLARSVSASVCPTKPSDPDSIEPKAVKALKASAEFQINSQKREHLPLQDFSGPASSTDQCPAMPLHNSSEEAVVTDNLEKSAERSTQGLKCCLHTRQEASLCVTATRMHESQVAVGEKSQPPENQNLSQVSGFQPHEEPENEPHEAVQHDAPRDQEHLCDMRDLHELPEERQQDQQEISLETTMKGDGLQQSVDLQSTKESFLLSGRFGCTDSETLMEIDVVEQSLVAVLNSAGSPESIGACDLPSGNPLMEVETSKCNPLLGSLNSSVSTQDLQPPESSAERSGTNNECSSYPHSLSLCGSCEPSVESAEESCSSVTAALKELHELLVISNKPASESVSEEVVCQSEKGAKSQTGIKGFSERWTQNEHLSHSEQCSQVSFYQARSVSAKMENLGTVPGTGIEGVGNTNFRGPGDSLLADKESVPKSKESGSESSCVTVPSAESSNQLHCTLGAEISSKLVAGEEDALSQTSEQTSPSSFILVKDLGQGRQNPITARPETRENVCPEAARPFLEIEPLTSHPSSPSILPPLVFPATDIDRILRAGFTLQEALGALHRVGGNADLALLVLLAKNIVVPT; encoded by the coding sequence ATGTCATCCTTACCAACTTCAGATGGATTGAACCATCCAGCCCCTTCTTCAGGACGGAGTCCTGAGATTGGCAATCCTACGAGTCTTGCTCGCTCTGTCTCTGCTTCGGTCTGCCCTACCAAGCCCAGTGACCCAGATAGCATCGAACCTAAAGCTGTGAAGGCTTTGAAAGCTTCAGCTGAATTCCAGATAAACTCCCAAAAAAGAGAACATCTTCCTCTGCAAGATTTTTCTGGTCCTGCTTCCTCTACAGACCAGTGTCCAGCTATGCCTTTGCATAATTCATCAGAAGAAGCAGTTGTTACAGATAATCTGGAGAAATCTGCTGAAAGAagcacccagggcctcaaatgttGTCTCCACACAAGACAGGAAGCTAGTTTATGTGTCACAGCTACAAGGATGCATGAGTCACAGGTGGCTGTAGGTGAAAAGAGTCAGCCTCCAGAAAATCAGAACCTGAGTCAAGTAAGTGGCTTTCAGCCTCACGAAGAACCAGAGAACGAACCACATGAAGCTGTACAGCATGATGCTCCACGTGACCAAGAACATCTTTGTGACATGAGGGACCTTCATGAACTTCCCGAAGAGAGGCAGCAGGACCAACAAGAAATATCTTTGGAAACTACAATGAAAGGAGATGGGCTACAGCAGAGTGTGGATCTTCAAAGTACAAAAGAAAGTTTCCTACTTTCAGGACGCTTTGGCTGCACGGATTCAGAAACGCTTATGGAAATAGATGTAGTCGAACAGTCCCTAGTTGCTGTACTTAACTCAGCAGGCAGCCCCGAGAGCATTGGTGCATGTGACCTCCCTTCAGGTAACCCCCTGATGGAAGTAGAAACATCAAAATGTAACCCCTTGCTGGGAAGTCTCAATAGTTCTGTTTCCACTCAGGATTTACAGCCCCCAGAAAGCAGTGCTGAAAGGTCTGGGACAAACAACGAATGTAGCAGCTACCCCCACTCTCTGAGTCTCTGTGGCAGTTGCGAGCCCTCTGTGGAGTCAGCAGAAGAGTCTTGTTCATCTGTAACAGCAGCCTTGAAAGAGCTTCATGAACTTTTAGTCATTAGTAATAAGCCAGCTTCTGAGAGTGTGTCTGAAGAAGTTGTCTGTCAATCAGAAAAAGGAGCCAAGAGCCAAACAGGTATTAAGGGCTTTTCAGAAAGATGGACCCAAAATGAGCATCTGAGCCACAGTGAACAGTGTTCACAAGTCTCCTTTTATCAGGCCAGGTCTGTATCAGCCAAGATGGAAAACTTGGGCACTGTCCCTGGAACTGGAATAGAAGGTGTAGGAAATACTAACTTCAGGGGTCCAGGTGATAGCCTGTTGGCTGACAAGGAAAGTGTCCCCAAATCTAAGGAGTCAGGAAGTGAGAGCAGCTGTGTCACTGTACCCTCAGCTGAATCATCTAATCAGTTACACTGTACTTTAGGTGCAGAAATTTCATCCAAACTTGTAGCAGGAGAGGAGGATGCACTCAGTCAGACTTCTGAGCAAACTTCGCCATCCAGTTTCATTTTGGTTAAAGACTTGGGTCAGGGCAGACAGAATCCAATAACAGCCAGACCTGAAACCAGAGAAAATGTCTGCCCTGAAGCTGCAAGGCCATTTCTCGAAATAGAGCCACTTACCAGCCATCCATCAAGTCCCTCCATTCTTCCACCATTAGTCTTTCCTGCCACAGATATTGACCGGATTCTCCGCGCGGGCTTTACTCTGCAGGAAGCTCTCGGGGCTCTGCATCGAGTCGGTGGAAATGCAGACCTTGCACTtcttgttttgctagcaaagaacATTGTAGTTCCTACGTAA